GCGACGTCGAACTCGTCGTCGTCGGCGGTGCCGGTGTCGCGGGAGCCGACCTGCCCGACGACCCGGAGTACCAGCGCCTCGACGCACTCGCCCGGTCGCTCGGCATCCGGGACCACGTGCACTTCCGCGGGCAGCTCGGCCAGCACGACATGCCCGCCGTGTACCGGAGCGCCGACGTCGTGGTGTGCGCCCCCTGGTACGAGCCGTTCGGGATCGTGCCCCTCGAGGCGATGGCGTGCGGCCGACCGGTCGTCGCGTCGAGCGTCGGCGGCCTCATCGACACCGTCGTGGAGGACGCCACCGGCCTGCACGTCCCGCCGCGCGACGAGGACGCCGTCGCGACCGCGATCGGCACGCTCCTCGAGGACCCCGAGCGCCGTGAGGCGTTCGGCGCCGCCGGCCGCGAACGCGCGGTCGCCCGGTACACGTGGCAGAAGGTCGCCGCCGAGAGCGAGCGCGTCTACGACCGGCTCATCGCCGGCGGCGGCGCGGTCGCGGACACCCGCTCCGGCGCACGTCGCGCCCCCCGTCGCACCGCGACCACCGAGAGGACCGCACGATGACCATCTCCCCGACCCAGCCCGCGACCGGGACCGGCGTGGACAGCGTCCGGCTCGTCCGCGACCACGTCGCCGCGTCCGTCCCCGTCATCGCCTCGCTCGTCGACCACGGCGACCACATCGCGGCCTGGGCCGACGACATCGCGACGCGACTCGTCGCGGGCCGGCGGCTCCTCGCCGCGGGCAACGGCGGATCGGCGGCCGAGGCGCAGCACCTCACGTCCGAGCTGACCGGCCGGTTCGACGGCGACCGTCCGGCGTACTCGGCGATCTCGCTGCACGCCGAGACCTCCGCCGTCACCGCGATCGGCAACGACTACGGGTACGACGAGGTGTTCGCCCGCCAGGTCCGGGCCCACGCCCGCGCCGGGGACGTGGTCGTGCTGCTCAGCACGAGCGGCAAGAGCCCGAACCTGCTCCGCGCCGCCGAGGCCGCACGGGCCGTCGGCGCGCTCGCGATCGCCATGACCGGGCCCCGGCCGAACCCCCTCGCGTCGATCGTCGACGACGCGATCTGCATCGACGGCCCCTCCGCGAACGTGCAGGAGGCGCAGCTCGTCCTCGTGCACGCCCTGTGCCGCGCGATGGAGCCGGCCCTGCGCCGCGGAGCCCGCCGGTGACCGGCGCCGCGCGGAGGATCGTCGTCGTCGGGGACACCCTGCTCGACGTCGACGTCTCCGGCACGAGCGAACGCCTGAGCCCCGACGCCCCGGTGCCCGTCGTCGACGTCCGCACCGACGACCGCCGCGCCGGCGGCGCCGGACTCGTCGCGACCATGCTCGCGAAGGACGGCCACGACGTGACCCTCGTCACCGTGCTCTCGGACGACGGCCGCGGCGAGGAGGTCCGTGCGCTCCTCCCCGGTGTGCGCGTCGTCGCCGGGCCGTCCGGTGCACCGACGCCGGTGAAGACCCGCGTCCGCGTCGTCGACCACGCACTCGTCCGCATCGACGAGGGCTGCGCGACCCCGCCCGTCCCGGACGTCACCGCCGAGATGACCGCCGCCCTCGCCGGGGCCGACGCGATCGTCGTCGCCGACTACGGCCGGGGCGTCGCCGCCGCGCCCGCTCTCCGCGAGGCACTGTCCGCCGTGGCCGCGCACACGCCCGTCGTCTGGGACCCGCACCCGAAGGGCGCCGAGCCGGTCCCGGGGACCACGATCGCGACCCCGAACACCGCGGAGGCCCGGGCCGCCAGCGGCATCGGCGGCGACGGCGTCCCGTTCGCGACCGACGCCGCCGCAGCCCTCCGCGAGCGCTGGGGCACGCACGCCGTGGCCGTCACGATGGGCGACCGCGGCGCGCTCGTCGCCTCCCCGTCGGGCAGCCGCTTCGTCCCGGCCCCCTCCGCCACGGTCGGCGACCCGTGCGGCGCGGGCGACCGACTCGCCGCCGGGGTCGCGGTCGCGCTCGCCGACGGAACCGACGTCGCCGACGCCGTGGCCGCCGGGGTCGCGGACGCCTCCGCCTACCTCGCGGCGGGTGGCGTGACCGCGCTGTTCGCCGACCACGGTGCCGAGCCCGTGGCCGTGCCGGGCGTCGACCGCGACGCGATGCGCCTGGTCCACCGGGTCCGCGCCGAGGGCGGCACCGTCGTCGCCACCGGCGGCTGCTTCGACCTGCTGCACGCCGGGCACGCCCGGACCCTGTCGGCGGCCCGGGCGCTCGGTGACTGCCTGGTCGTGTGCCTCAACTCGGACGACTCCGTCCGGGCGCTCAAGGGTCCCGAGCGGCCGATCATGACGCAGGACGACCGCGTGGAGCTCCTGCTCGCGCTGGACTGCGTCGACGCCGTCGTGGTCTTCGACGAGCACACGCCGGACGAGGCGCTCCGGCGGTTCCGTCCGGACGTCTGGGCGAAGGGCGGCGACTACGACGCCGCGGACCTCCCCGAGGCGGCCACCCTCGCCGAGTGGGGCGGACGCGTCGTCACCGTGCCCTTCCACCCCGGCCGCTCCACCACCCGTCTCGCCGCGGCGCTCGCGCACGTCGGCTGAGCGGCACGCCCTGCCCGCAGCACGCGGGACCGGGACCGTGCCCCACCCCCACGAAAGGAAGTCCATGCCCGTCCCCACCACCCCCATCGGTCGCGTCCTCGTCACCGGCGGCGCCTCCGGGCTCGGCGCAGCGGTCGTCGCCGCCGTCACCGAGGCCGGCGGCACCCCCGTCGTGCTCGACCTCGCCGTCGACGCCGTACCCGAGGGCGTCGACGCCGTCGCGGTCGACGTCACGGACACCGCCGCGACCGAGCAGGCGGTCCGGGACGCCGCGGAGCGCCACGGCGGTCTCGACGCGGTCGTCACCGCCGCCGGGATCGACAAGCCGGCCCCGATCGGCGGCATCTCGTCCGGCGACTGGGAGCGCATCGTCGCCGTGAACCTCCTCGGCACCGCTGCGGTCGTCCGTGCCGCGCTGCCCGCCCTCGAGGCCACGCACGGCCGGGTCGTCACGATCTCCTCGTCGCTCGCCCTGCGCGGCGTCGGCGACGGCACCGCCTACTCGGCGTCGAAGTTCGGCGTCCGCGGGTTCTCGCAGGCACTCGCCGCGGAGACCGGCGGTCGGATCGGCGTCACCAACGTGATCCCCGCCGGCATGCGCACGAACTTCTTCGCCGACCGCACGGAGCAGTACAAGCCGGGTCCGGACGCGCAGCTCATCGAGCCGGAGTACGTCGCGAACGCGATCGTCTTCGCCCTCGCGCAGCCCGCGGGCTGCGAGATCCGCGAGCTGTCGATCATGCCGGCGACCGAGCCGAGCTGGCCGTAGGCGTCACCAGGCGTCGTGGTCGCGACCTCGCGACGGACGGGAGGCGCGGTGCCAGCTGGCACCGTCCTCCCTCGCAGGCTCGGTCGGCGCGCCCCGCGCAACGCTTCGCGTCGCCGCTGAGCGGGGCGCGCCAGTCGGTCACGTGGTCGCGTCGCGACCCAGCGCGACCGTCAGCGTCGCGGCGCGACCGTCGCGAGCAGGTCGGCGACGTCCGTCAGGACGACGTCGGGCGTGACCTCGTCGACGAACGACGGGTCGTGCTCGCAACGTTCGGCCGTCCACCCGACCTGCGTGACGTCGATCCCGCACACCGGGCACCGGGTCACGAAGGACATGTGGACGCGGTGGCGGCCACGGTCGAACGGACCCGCGTTGACTACGTTGCCGAACCAGAACACGCCGACCGTGGGCGTGCCGACCGCGACCGCCAGGTGTCGCGGCCCGGAGTCGTCGCCGACCATGACGTCGGCAGCGGCGAGCACCACGGGCAGCTCGGTCAGGGGCAGCGTGCCCACGAGGTCGTGCAGGCGTGCGGGGTCCCCGAGCTCGGCGCGGATCGCGTCCGCCGCCGCCCGGTCCGAGGCGTCACCGACCAGGACGACGTCGTCCCCGGCCGCCAGCCGTTCCCGGGCGACCGCAGCGAAGCGCTCCGGGCTCCAGCGCCGCCGCGGGTCCGTCGCTCCCGGGTGCAGGGCGACGAGCCGGTCCGCGACCCCCAGCCGCTCGCGGACCGCGGCCCGCTCCGGCTCCGTCACGAGGACGCGCGGGTCGAGCGTCACCGGAGCGGCCCCGGCGAGCGAGACGACCTCCAGCGCGCGGACCACCTCGTGCTGGTAGTAGACGTACCGGACCCAGCGCTCCGGGACCTCGGCGTCCTCGGTGGCGGTGCCGACGGTGCGCCGAGCGCCGAGCGCGAGCAGGAACGGGTTCGAGTTCCGACCACCGCCGTGGAGCTGCACGGCGAGGTCGAAGCGTCCGCGCGTCCGGGCGTCGAAGTCCTCCCGGCTGGGCGCGCCGGCACCGGAGTCCCGGACGCCCGTCGCGATCGGCAGTTCCTCGAAGGCGTGCACGGAGGCGGTGCGTCCGGCGAGCACCGCGGGGGCGACGGGGGTGCCGAGCAAGGTGATGCGGGCGTCCGGGTACGCGGCGGCGAGGGCGTCGATCGCGGGTACGGCGAACAGCAGGTCACCGAGTCCCCCGCCCCGCAGCACCGCGATCTCGTGGACGTCGTCGAACCGGGGACCACCGTTGCCGATCAGTTGCACCGGTCCAGGTCTACCGACCCGGGGCCGACCGTCCGTCGGGGGATGGACGAGAAGCGCGGATCCGTGACCGTGTCCAGGGCCGTCCGAGGAACGTGCGAGTCCCGCACGGAAGGACCCGCATGACCCTCGCCGCCCCTCGCACCGCCGCCACCGACTCCGGCTCGTCCGACCTCGTCGTGACCGACCCGGTGGACGGCTCCGTCGCCTCGACCACGCCGCGTGCCACCGCCGCGGACGTGCGGCACGCCGTCGCACGAGCCCGTGCGGCCGCCCCGGCCTGGCGTCGGACGGCTCCTGCGGAACGCGGGGCGCTGCTCCGGGCCGCGGCCGAGCACCTCCGCGGGTACGCGGACGAGCTCGCTGCACTGAACACGCGCGAGACCGGGAAGGTCCCCGGGGACGCGCTCGGCGGGGTCGAGGCGGGGATCGGCACGCTCGTGCAGTACGCGGAGCTCGGGCCCGTCCACCGCGGCGAGTCGCTCCGTGGTCAGCACGGCGCCGCCGACTGGACCGTGCCGCACCCCCGCGGCGTCGTGCTCGCCCTGACGCCCTGGAACGACCCGGTCGCGGTGGCGTGCGGGATCCTCGGCGCGGCGATCGTCACCGGCAACACCGTGGTGCACAAGGGCTCCGAGCGCAGCCCGGCCACGATCGCCCGCCTGAACGCCCTCCTCGCCGAGGTCCTGCCCGACGGCGTCCTCGTCGGGGTCGACGGTGACGCGGCCACGGGGGAACTGTTGCTCGAACAGGACGGCATCGACGTGTACGCGCACGTCGGCTCGACCGCGACCGGTGACCGGCTGTCCGAGGTCGCCACCCGCACCCGCGCCCACGTCGTGCGGGAGAACGGCGGGAACGACGCCGTCGTCGTCGACGCCGACGTCGACCCCGCGTGGGCCGCGGCGCAGGTGGCGCTCGGAGCCTTCGCGAACACCGGCCAGATCTGCACGAGCGTCGAACGGGTGTACGTCCACCGTGCCGTCGCCGACGCCTTCGTCGCCGCGCTCGTCGCCGAGGCCGACCGCCGGACGGCCGCACCCTCCGCCGAGTACGGCCCGCTGGTCGACGGTCGGATGCGGGACGCCGTGCACGCGCAGGTCCGTGACGCCGTCGACCGCGGGGCCGTCCTCCGCACGGGCGGGGTCGTCCCGGACGGACCGGGGTCGGCGTACCCGGCCACCGTGCTCACCGAGGTGACCGACGAGCTGACCGTGATGACCGAGGAGACCTTCGGCCCGGTCGCCCCGGTCCGCGTCGTCGACTCGTTCGACGAGGGCATCCGGCTCGCCGCAGCCGACCGCTACGGCCTCGCGGCGACGGTCCTCACGAACGACACCGGCAATGCGCTCCGCGCCGCGGCGGAGCTGCCGGTCGGCACCGTCAAGGTGAACGCCGTCTTCGGCGGCGCGCCCGGAGGCAGCGCCGAACCCCGTGGTGCGTCCGGCTCCGGGTTCGGGTACGGGCCGCACCTCCTCGACGAGCTCACCACAACGACCGTCGTCCACCTCGAGCCCGCGGGTGGTGTCCGGTGACCGCCGACGTGCGGCTCGTCCGCGAACTCGTGGGTCGCATCGACGACCGCGAGCCGCTCGTCGTCGTCATCGGCGACGGCATCCTCGACCGCTGGACCGTCGGCGAGGCCGAGCGGGTCTCGCGCGAGGCCCCGGCCCCGATCGTCCGCGTGACCGAGAGCATCGCCGTGCCCGGCGGCGCGGCCAACACCGCCGTGAACGCCCGCGCGCTCGGCGCCCGGGTCCGGATGGTCGGGTACGTGGGCGACGACGAGTCCGGCCGGACCCTGCGCGACCGGTTGGCCGCGGCCGGCGTCGACACGACCTTCCTCGTGGAGGTCCCCGGCGCCCGCACCACCACCAAGGACCGGGTCGTCGGCGGGGACCGCGTCGTGGTCCGTGTCGACGACATCGCCGCACCGCCGGACGACGCCGCCCGGGCACGCTTCGGCGAGGCCGTCGCCCGTGCCGTCCGCTGCGCCGACGCCGCGGTGGTCTGCGACTACGGCCTCGGCGTCGACCCGGAGACCGTCGTGCCGGTGCTCGACCGCGACCGTCCGGACGCCGTCGTCGTGGACGCGCACGACCTGACCCGCTGGGCGGGACTGCACCCGGACCTGGTGACGCCGAACGCCGGCGAGACCACCGCACTCCTGGCGCGCGCGGGCGCGGACGGAGCCCGTGTCGACCTCGGCCAGGGCGCCGCCCGTGCGGCCGCGGTCGTCGACGCCCGCGACGCGCTCCTCGCAGCGACGGGTGCCCGAGCCGCCGTCGTGACGCTCGACCGCGACGGCACCGTGCTGCTCGACCCCGACACCGACGAGGCCTTCCGCTCCCGGGCGACGCCGGCTGCCGAGCAACAGGCGTCCGGTGCCGGAGACACCTTCTGCGCCGGAGCCACCGTGGCCCTCGCCGTCGGCGCCGACCGTCGGCAGGCCGTGTCCTTCGCGCAGGCCGCCGCCGACGTCGTCGTCCGCGAGGCCGGCACCTCGGTGTGCTCGGCGCGTGCCCTGGTCGACTCGGTGACCGCCCCGGCGGAGACCGTCGTGGACCACGACGAACTCGCCGACGCCGTCGCCGCAGCCCGCGCAGCCGGTCGCCGCATCGTGTTCACGAACGGCTGCTTCGACGTCGTCCACCGCGGGCACACCACGTACCTGCGACAGGCGAGCGAGCTCGGCGACCTGCTCGTCGTGGCGCTGAACGACGACGACTCCGTGCGCCGGTTGAAGGGGCCGGAGCGCCCGATCAACACGGCGGAGGACCGCGCCGGAGTCCTCGCAGCGCTCGCGTGCGTCGACCTCGTCACGGTGTTCGCGACCGAC
This is a stretch of genomic DNA from Curtobacterium sp. 458. It encodes these proteins:
- a CDS encoding aldehyde dehydrogenase family protein, whose translation is MTLAAPRTAATDSGSSDLVVTDPVDGSVASTTPRATAADVRHAVARARAAAPAWRRTAPAERGALLRAAAEHLRGYADELAALNTRETGKVPGDALGGVEAGIGTLVQYAELGPVHRGESLRGQHGAADWTVPHPRGVVLALTPWNDPVAVACGILGAAIVTGNTVVHKGSERSPATIARLNALLAEVLPDGVLVGVDGDAATGELLLEQDGIDVYAHVGSTATGDRLSEVATRTRAHVVRENGGNDAVVVDADVDPAWAAAQVALGAFANTGQICTSVERVYVHRAVADAFVAALVAEADRRTAAPSAEYGPLVDGRMRDAVHAQVRDAVDRGAVLRTGGVVPDGPGSAYPATVLTEVTDELTVMTEETFGPVAPVRVVDSFDEGIRLAAADRYGLAATVLTNDTGNALRAAAELPVGTVKVNAVFGGAPGGSAEPRGASGSGFGYGPHLLDELTTTTVVHLEPAGGVR
- a CDS encoding SIS domain-containing protein yields the protein MTISPTQPATGTGVDSVRLVRDHVAASVPVIASLVDHGDHIAAWADDIATRLVAGRRLLAAGNGGSAAEAQHLTSELTGRFDGDRPAYSAISLHAETSAVTAIGNDYGYDEVFARQVRAHARAGDVVVLLSTSGKSPNLLRAAEAARAVGALAIAMTGPRPNPLASIVDDAICIDGPSANVQEAQLVLVHALCRAMEPALRRGARR
- a CDS encoding PfkB family carbohydrate kinase produces the protein MTGAARRIVVVGDTLLDVDVSGTSERLSPDAPVPVVDVRTDDRRAGGAGLVATMLAKDGHDVTLVTVLSDDGRGEEVRALLPGVRVVAGPSGAPTPVKTRVRVVDHALVRIDEGCATPPVPDVTAEMTAALAGADAIVVADYGRGVAAAPALREALSAVAAHTPVVWDPHPKGAEPVPGTTIATPNTAEARAASGIGGDGVPFATDAAAALRERWGTHAVAVTMGDRGALVASPSGSRFVPAPSATVGDPCGAGDRLAAGVAVALADGTDVADAVAAGVADASAYLAAGGVTALFADHGAEPVAVPGVDRDAMRLVHRVRAEGGTVVATGGCFDLLHAGHARTLSAARALGDCLVVCLNSDDSVRALKGPERPIMTQDDRVELLLALDCVDAVVVFDEHTPDEALRRFRPDVWAKGGDYDAADLPEAATLAEWGGRVVTVPFHPGRSTTRLAAALAHVG
- the rfaE2 gene encoding D-glycero-beta-D-manno-heptose 1-phosphate adenylyltransferase, giving the protein MTADVRLVRELVGRIDDREPLVVVIGDGILDRWTVGEAERVSREAPAPIVRVTESIAVPGGAANTAVNARALGARVRMVGYVGDDESGRTLRDRLAAAGVDTTFLVEVPGARTTTKDRVVGGDRVVVRVDDIAAPPDDAARARFGEAVARAVRCADAAVVCDYGLGVDPETVVPVLDRDRPDAVVVDAHDLTRWAGLHPDLVTPNAGETTALLARAGADGARVDLGQGAARAAAVVDARDALLAATGARAAVVTLDRDGTVLLDPDTDEAFRSRATPAAEQQASGAGDTFCAGATVALAVGADRRQAVSFAQAAADVVVREAGTSVCSARALVDSVTAPAETVVDHDELADAVAAARAAGRRIVFTNGCFDVVHRGHTTYLRQASELGDLLVVALNDDDSVRRLKGPERPINTAEDRAGVLAALACVDLVTVFATDTPIPLLRRIRPDVYVKGGDYSPEMLRETAVVREYGGEVVMVDYVAEHSTTAVVRRIRESS
- a CDS encoding SDR family oxidoreductase, with the translated sequence MPVPTTPIGRVLVTGGASGLGAAVVAAVTEAGGTPVVLDLAVDAVPEGVDAVAVDVTDTAATEQAVRDAAERHGGLDAVVTAAGIDKPAPIGGISSGDWERIVAVNLLGTAAVVRAALPALEATHGRVVTISSSLALRGVGDGTAYSASKFGVRGFSQALAAETGGRIGVTNVIPAGMRTNFFADRTEQYKPGPDAQLIEPEYVANAIVFALAQPAGCEIRELSIMPATEPSWP
- a CDS encoding glycosyltransferase family 9 protein, producing MQLIGNGGPRFDDVHEIAVLRGGGLGDLLFAVPAIDALAAAYPDARITLLGTPVAPAVLAGRTASVHAFEELPIATGVRDSGAGAPSREDFDARTRGRFDLAVQLHGGGRNSNPFLLALGARRTVGTATEDAEVPERWVRYVYYQHEVVRALEVVSLAGAAPVTLDPRVLVTEPERAAVRERLGVADRLVALHPGATDPRRRWSPERFAAVARERLAAGDDVVLVGDASDRAAADAIRAELGDPARLHDLVGTLPLTELPVVLAAADVMVGDDSGPRHLAVAVGTPTVGVFWFGNVVNAGPFDRGRHRVHMSFVTRCPVCGIDVTQVGWTAERCEHDPSFVDEVTPDVVLTDVADLLATVAPRR